A region of Coraliomargarita sinensis DNA encodes the following proteins:
- a CDS encoding DUF4838 domain-containing protein, protein MSLSHVIRFVFLLSIFIAGSALARTVSWKPERTLGSAQLALDELRGIYLPDEPSERLQAAADDLLAHWPGSLERATGEPTKRALVLVRDTGCSRVRRSLLRGGMQDTGGFTLRRDRTRVYLTAATDEGLANGLYAICRELLGLRWYWAGELGFETVGEPADTFPDRVWREEPAFVQRALHPVNSDFGRRNGLNRVYSFNHNLARIFDADVYEAHPEVFAEIGGERRPPRGSAGTDPQPDFTHPLAVELAAEAARAHFAANPEANSFSLSINDNSLFDEGERTARAVVKGGDFEWEGKKVEGGNVRKCEGGLAGDSGVEAARLEAAQLESRTKSSQESPAVTSEATKDLGEVEYFRGRPNYTDLVFGFMNQVATRVFDPRNDQLRIADSRIPEVSPTTDHCAPSTAAKAPFLTALAYYWTEQSPSFKIHPQVMPVLTSDRAQWHDPAYRAQDKALIDRWANSGAGRIATWDYYFGAPYPYPRQFTQWIGESIAYLHGAGVDVFYSQLPSVWGLDGPKAWLTAELLRDPRQDVGALLDEYYREFFGAAAEPIREFYRIAEQTRNERAGTANWIKFYKDEAGIELFDKAKLQRMRECLDRAEALLAKDSGPYFGKLASTSGASTGIDRFKKRVQVVSEAFAYTESYADYHRSRLALVDEAMARLNRSAAREGASALLDARSEYLRAKQSFDDLKGSLAARPMHGGFKLFNRLAQSDPMPLVRAALAHAGIVPEDSDEEQRSMLQARQAGEARYIRAGVNPGLKHDGVERRNFLGPNLPVVEGWGIEYRASEGLNITAARGQEAAGLRIEHADIVGLTKTYPVLGEKTYLLEIDASWQVSPDNRTRIQLNWKSADGQSLRTDIPLRLPNGDSGGIQKLQFVFQSPVNAYDLKFAIVTNRQYEGDFLEIRQVAFGLLKSD, encoded by the coding sequence ATGTCCCTGAGTCACGTAATCCGCTTTGTGTTTCTGCTCTCGATTTTCATCGCGGGCAGCGCGCTGGCGCGCACGGTTTCATGGAAGCCGGAGCGGACGCTTGGTTCGGCTCAGCTTGCGCTGGACGAGCTTCGTGGGATCTATCTGCCTGACGAACCATCGGAGCGTTTGCAGGCGGCCGCGGACGATCTGCTCGCGCACTGGCCGGGTTCCTTGGAGCGAGCAACCGGCGAGCCGACGAAGCGCGCGCTTGTCCTGGTGCGGGATACGGGATGTAGCCGCGTGAGGCGAAGCCTTTTACGCGGAGGGATGCAGGATACAGGCGGCTTTACACTTCGACGGGACCGGACGCGGGTATACCTGACGGCGGCGACGGACGAGGGGCTGGCGAACGGACTGTACGCCATCTGCCGCGAGTTGCTCGGATTGCGCTGGTACTGGGCGGGCGAGCTGGGCTTTGAGACGGTGGGCGAACCAGCGGATACATTTCCGGATCGGGTCTGGAGGGAAGAGCCCGCCTTCGTGCAGCGCGCACTCCATCCGGTGAACAGTGATTTCGGGCGGCGCAACGGCTTGAACCGGGTCTATTCCTTTAACCACAACCTGGCCCGGATCTTTGACGCAGACGTCTACGAGGCCCACCCGGAGGTGTTTGCGGAAATCGGAGGTGAGCGTCGTCCGCCGCGTGGCAGTGCCGGAACCGATCCCCAGCCCGACTTTACGCACCCACTCGCGGTCGAGCTGGCCGCGGAGGCGGCACGGGCGCATTTTGCAGCGAACCCAGAGGCGAACAGTTTTTCCCTCTCCATTAATGACAATTCGCTCTTCGACGAAGGGGAGCGAACCGCGAGAGCGGTGGTCAAAGGCGGAGACTTTGAGTGGGAAGGTAAGAAGGTTGAAGGTGGGAATGTGAGAAAGTGCGAAGGTGGCCTCGCTGGTGACAGCGGGGTCGAGGCAGCACGGCTCGAGGCAGCACAGCTCGAGAGCCGGACCAAATCCTCGCAAGAAAGCCCCGCTGTGACCAGCGAGGCCACGAAGGATCTTGGCGAGGTCGAGTATTTCCGCGGCCGGCCGAACTACACCGATCTGGTCTTCGGCTTCATGAATCAGGTCGCGACACGGGTCTTCGACCCGCGTAATGACCAATTGCGGATTGCTGATTCAAGAATTCCAGAAGTTTCACCGACCACTGACCACTGCGCACCGTCAACCGCTGCCAAAGCGCCGTTTTTGACCGCGCTGGCCTACTACTGGACCGAGCAATCGCCTTCCTTTAAAATCCACCCCCAGGTCATGCCGGTGCTGACCTCCGACCGGGCGCAGTGGCATGATCCGGCTTATCGCGCTCAGGACAAAGCCTTGATTGATCGCTGGGCCAATTCCGGGGCCGGGCGGATCGCGACCTGGGATTATTATTTCGGAGCCCCTTATCCCTATCCGCGTCAGTTTACCCAATGGATCGGGGAGAGTATCGCTTATCTGCACGGTGCCGGCGTGGATGTGTTCTATTCCCAGTTGCCTTCGGTCTGGGGGCTGGACGGGCCCAAGGCCTGGCTCACGGCGGAGCTGCTGCGTGATCCGAGGCAGGACGTGGGCGCGCTGCTGGATGAATATTACCGCGAGTTCTTCGGCGCCGCGGCCGAGCCAATCCGGGAGTTTTACCGGATTGCGGAGCAGACGCGCAACGAACGGGCCGGGACCGCCAACTGGATCAAGTTCTACAAGGATGAAGCCGGAATCGAGTTGTTTGATAAGGCAAAACTTCAGCGGATGCGGGAATGCTTGGATCGGGCGGAGGCGCTGCTTGCAAAAGACTCGGGACCGTATTTTGGGAAACTGGCATCCACAAGCGGAGCCTCTACTGGGATAGATCGTTTCAAGAAACGTGTTCAAGTCGTATCCGAAGCCTTTGCCTATACCGAGTCCTACGCCGACTATCACCGCAGTCGGTTGGCACTGGTTGACGAGGCCATGGCCCGGCTCAATCGCTCTGCAGCGCGGGAAGGGGCCTCGGCCTTACTCGATGCCCGGAGCGAATATCTCCGTGCGAAGCAATCCTTTGACGACTTGAAAGGCAGCCTGGCTGCCCGGCCTATGCATGGCGGATTTAAGCTTTTTAACCGCTTGGCGCAATCGGACCCGATGCCTTTGGTTCGGGCCGCGCTGGCCCATGCCGGTATCGTGCCCGAAGACAGCGATGAGGAACAGAGGTCGATGCTTCAAGCCCGGCAGGCCGGCGAGGCTCGGTATATTCGTGCCGGGGTTAATCCCGGACTGAAACATGACGGGGTGGAACGGCGCAACTTTCTCGGTCCGAACCTGCCCGTGGTCGAGGGGTGGGGGATCGAATACCGCGCCAGCGAAGGACTGAACATCACTGCGGCCAGAGGACAGGAAGCTGCCGGGCTGAGAATCGAGCACGCCGATATCGTCGGGCTGACAAAGACCTATCCAGTGCTCGGCGAAAAGACCTATCTTCTGGAGATCGACGCCAGCTGGCAGGTCAGCCCGGATAACCGCACCCGGATACAGTTGAACTGGAAGTCCGCTGACGGGCAAAGCCTGCGCACCGATATTCCCCTGCGACTGCCGAATGGTGACTCCGGCGGGATTCAAAAGCTGCAGTTTGTCTTCCAGTCGCCGGTTAACGCGTATGACCTGAAATTCGCCATCGTGACCAACCGCCAATACGAGGGAGATTTCCTCGAAATCCGCCAGGTGGCGTTTGGCTTGCTCAAGTCGGACTGA
- a CDS encoding transposase, with protein sequence MLVPGEDFEFFNPYAEVAMTRANLPHWQQKRVLYFVTFRLNDSIPREKLRDWRIHYENWLRANPKPWNEQQHETYLSEFARKVERWLDAGHGDCCLKKTACRDIVADCLTFQDPHYYRLDAWTISANHVHALVAPRKGHRLPEIMKSWKGVTARRINRHLERSGPLWQKEYYDHIVRNPMALERIRAYIRRHDL encoded by the coding sequence ATGTTAGTTCCTGGAGAGGATTTCGAGTTTTTCAATCCTTATGCCGAAGTGGCCATGACGCGTGCCAACCTTCCACACTGGCAACAAAAACGCGTCCTCTACTTTGTTACATTCCGGCTCAACGACTCGATTCCCCGGGAAAAGTTACGTGATTGGCGTATCCATTATGAAAACTGGTTGCGCGCCAACCCCAAGCCATGGAACGAACAGCAACACGAAACGTACCTGAGCGAATTCGCCCGCAAAGTGGAACGCTGGCTCGACGCAGGTCATGGTGATTGCTGCCTAAAAAAGACCGCCTGCCGGGATATTGTTGCCGATTGTCTGACATTCCAGGATCCGCATTACTACCGTCTCGATGCGTGGACCATTTCGGCCAACCACGTGCACGCGCTGGTTGCCCCTCGAAAAGGTCATCGCTTACCCGAAATCATGAAGAGCTGGAAAGGCGTCACCGCACGACGCATCAACCGCCACCTTGAGCGATCCGGCCCTCTCTGGCAAAAAGAATACTACGATCATATCGTTCGAAACCCGATGGCACTCGAACGAATCCGGGCCTATATCCGCCGGCATGACCTATGA
- a CDS encoding glycosyltransferase family 2 protein: MPITIIIPVKNEAGNLPECLSRLEDFEHVVVVDSGSTDETVAIAEKAGAEVLHFQWDGRFPKKRNWVLRNYDFKTDWVLFLDADEFVTPRFVEELRAALADGSKVGYWLNYERWFLGKQLRYGDEFQKLALFRVDAGEYERIEELNWSALDMEIHEHPVVDGEVGEIKAPIEHNEYRGLRHYIAKHNEYSSWEANRYLRLSGYEGGKVESGKFKPTSLGDAESRGRRFGGSEWEKLTERQKKKYRHLTKWWAAPVYFLRGYFWKRGFLDGAAGFHFAFLKAVYFYQIRLKIKERLGGGSGFSAIRRDK; this comes from the coding sequence ATGCCCATCACCATCATCATCCCCGTGAAAAACGAAGCCGGCAATCTGCCGGAGTGCTTGTCGCGGCTGGAGGACTTCGAGCATGTGGTGGTGGTCGATTCGGGCAGTACGGACGAGACGGTGGCGATTGCGGAAAAGGCGGGGGCCGAGGTGTTGCATTTTCAATGGGATGGCCGATTTCCCAAGAAGCGGAACTGGGTGCTGCGCAATTATGACTTCAAGACGGACTGGGTCCTCTTTCTCGATGCGGATGAATTTGTTACTCCGCGCTTTGTCGAAGAGTTGCGGGCCGCTCTGGCGGATGGGAGCAAGGTGGGTTACTGGCTGAACTACGAGCGCTGGTTTCTCGGCAAGCAGTTGCGCTACGGAGACGAATTTCAAAAGCTGGCCCTCTTCCGGGTGGATGCGGGGGAGTACGAGCGTATCGAAGAGCTCAACTGGAGTGCTCTCGATATGGAGATCCACGAGCATCCGGTGGTGGATGGCGAGGTCGGTGAAATCAAGGCGCCGATCGAGCACAATGAATACCGCGGCCTGCGGCACTACATCGCCAAGCACAATGAATATTCGTCCTGGGAGGCGAACCGATACCTGCGGCTATCGGGGTATGAAGGTGGGAAGGTGGAAAGTGGGAAGTTTAAACCGACTTCGTTAGGCGACGCCGAGTCAAGAGGTAGAAGGTTTGGCGGCTCTGAGTGGGAAAAGTTGACTGAGCGCCAAAAGAAAAAATACCGACACCTGACCAAGTGGTGGGCGGCGCCGGTTTATTTCCTGCGGGGCTATTTCTGGAAGCGCGGTTTTCTCGATGGCGCCGCCGGCTTTCATTTCGCCTTCCTCAAAGCGGTCTATTTCTACCAGATCCGTCTGAAGATTAAGGAGAGGTTGGGGGGTGGTTCCGGCTTCTCTGCGATACGCCGGGACAAGTGA
- a CDS encoding Txe/YoeB family addiction module toxin has product MKKIFSDWAWEDYLYWQKNDKRTLKKVNELIKDIDRNHHEGLGKPEPLRHSLSGYWSRRINQEHRLVYRISEDAIYIAQVRYHY; this is encoded by the coding sequence ATGAAGAAAATCTTTTCGGACTGGGCGTGGGAAGATTACCTCTACTGGCAGAAAAACGATAAACGCACGCTGAAAAAAGTGAACGAGCTGATCAAGGACATCGACCGGAATCATCATGAGGGTTTGGGCAAGCCAGAGCCTTTAAGGCACTCCCTTTCCGGCTATTGGTCGAGGAGGATCAATCAGGAGCACCGGTTGGTCTACCGAATCAGCGAGGATGCGATCTACATTGCTCAAGTAAGATACCACTACTAA
- a CDS encoding type II toxin-antitoxin system Phd/YefM family antitoxin, whose translation MNAMTYSSARENLAKTITDVCRNHDPVIITKKGVESVVMMSLEDYESMKETTYLLRSPKNARRLLESIQQLEEGKGREKDLLE comes from the coding sequence ATGAATGCCATGACTTATTCCAGTGCGAGGGAGAATTTAGCGAAGACTATCACCGACGTTTGCCGGAACCACGACCCGGTCATTATTACCAAGAAGGGGGTCGAGTCAGTCGTTATGATGTCGTTGGAGGATTATGAGTCCATGAAAGAGACGACCTATCTGCTCCGTAGCCCGAAAAATGCCCGCCGTCTCCTCGAATCGATCCAACAACTGGAGGAAGGGAAAGGACGGGAAAAGGATTTGTTGGAATGA
- a CDS encoding YiiX/YebB-like N1pC/P60 family cysteine hydrolase, with protein sequence MHYQAIRPKLRSGDLLLCSGRSTFSRLIQVSTGSEWSHIGLVLRLERLDRVMLLESVESMGVRAIPLSRYYENYEQTGAAYPGKLAIYRHQDFPGEADAGTALTKLGRFAVDRLGWPYDGKQIAELAARLALHYVEGGARGGEPRAGGMEHGDNVLPDGSLENQAYICSEYVAACYRTLGLEIACNACPYVTPGDFVADRKVGLV encoded by the coding sequence ATGCACTACCAAGCGATCCGCCCCAAGCTCCGTTCCGGCGACCTTTTGCTTTGTTCCGGACGCAGTACGTTTTCGCGTTTGATTCAGGTTTCGACTGGCAGCGAGTGGAGTCATATCGGGCTGGTGCTGCGGCTGGAGCGCCTCGACCGGGTGATGCTTCTGGAGAGTGTGGAGTCGATGGGCGTGCGGGCGATCCCGCTGAGCCGCTACTACGAGAATTACGAACAGACGGGGGCGGCCTATCCGGGCAAGCTGGCCATTTACCGGCATCAGGACTTTCCGGGCGAAGCCGATGCCGGTACGGCCCTGACAAAACTCGGTCGCTTTGCCGTCGACCGGCTGGGTTGGCCCTACGACGGCAAACAGATCGCCGAATTGGCCGCGCGTCTGGCCCTGCATTACGTGGAAGGCGGAGCGCGGGGCGGTGAGCCCCGGGCCGGGGGCATGGAGCATGGAGACAATGTCCTGCCCGACGGCAGCCTGGAGAACCAGGCCTACATTTGTTCGGAGTATGTCGCCGCCTGCTACCGCACCCTCGGACTGGAGATCGCCTGCAACGCCTGCCCCTACGTCACGCCCGGGGATTTTGTTGCCGACCGGAAGGTCGGTTTGGTGTGA
- a CDS encoding HI0074 family nucleotidyltransferase substrate-binding subunit, which translates to MKPEQILPDFKNALERYREAMALDPVDDVHRAGCIQYFEFTFDLAWKSVQAVAAFYGVEPVKSPRAAFKTAYSQGWIDEQAPWLSMLEARNRMAHVYNAEEALMIYENLPQFIRPFEQLHQKLLSLIQDD; encoded by the coding sequence ATGAAGCCTGAACAAATACTACCTGATTTTAAGAATGCGCTGGAGCGTTATCGCGAAGCGATGGCTTTGGATCCGGTCGATGATGTGCATCGTGCTGGATGTATCCAGTATTTTGAATTCACGTTCGACCTCGCGTGGAAATCGGTCCAGGCGGTGGCCGCATTTTACGGAGTAGAGCCGGTGAAATCACCGCGGGCGGCCTTCAAGACGGCATATAGCCAAGGATGGATCGATGAACAAGCGCCTTGGTTGAGTATGCTGGAAGCGCGCAATCGAATGGCCCATGTCTACAACGCGGAAGAGGCGCTGATGATCTATGAGAATCTCCCGCAATTCATCCGCCCTTTCGAGCAACTTCACCAAAAGCTCCTCAGCTTAATACAAGACGATTGA
- a CDS encoding nucleotidyltransferase domain-containing protein: MAIEEAAIENEVRRVFLDRAEALRGHRILMFGSRVSGTAGPLSDFDIGVDGAEPLDLGLFYEIEEALEQLPTLHRLDWVDLNRASRKVAESARREGRVLYEA; this comes from the coding sequence ATGGCCATTGAGGAAGCAGCTATCGAGAATGAGGTCCGTCGTGTTTTCCTCGACCGGGCGGAGGCGCTTCGGGGGCATCGCATCCTTATGTTTGGGTCACGTGTTTCGGGAACTGCGGGACCGCTTTCTGACTTTGATATCGGGGTCGACGGGGCTGAACCGTTGGACTTGGGCCTCTTCTATGAGATTGAGGAGGCGTTGGAACAGTTGCCGACCTTGCACCGCCTGGACTGGGTGGATTTGAACCGGGCTTCCCGCAAGGTTGCCGAGAGTGCCCGCCGGGAAGGCCGTGTCTTATATGAAGCCTGA
- the hepT gene encoding type VII toxin-antitoxin system HepT family RNase toxin — protein sequence MDYELYHEATLAMLRRQERALSDAKARMQSEAGLSELEWNGLEHALQLLVENAIGKAKHLLRLAGYSPAPVNAYDAFVALQEAGMCSESDVDVWAKAIGMRNAIVHEYLKVDRALIREVLDCGAYRHVTDFLERPFEHFLK from the coding sequence ATGGATTATGAGCTCTACCATGAGGCCACTTTGGCCATGTTGCGTCGTCAGGAACGTGCGCTCAGCGACGCGAAAGCACGAATGCAGTCGGAAGCTGGCTTAAGCGAATTGGAGTGGAACGGACTCGAACATGCGCTTCAGCTTCTGGTGGAAAATGCGATCGGTAAGGCCAAGCATCTTTTACGTCTGGCTGGATACTCGCCCGCACCGGTCAATGCGTACGACGCTTTCGTTGCTTTACAGGAAGCGGGCATGTGCAGTGAGTCGGATGTCGACGTTTGGGCCAAGGCGATTGGCATGCGGAACGCCATTGTGCATGAATATTTAAAAGTGGATCGTGCATTGATCCGGGAGGTGTTGGACTGCGGTGCTTATCGGCATGTGACTGATTTTTTGGAGCGGCCTTTTGAGCATTTCTTGAAGTGA
- a CDS encoding nucleotidyltransferase domain-containing protein, translated as MKELVDFFEEQDDVAIAFLFGSRARGSTDSGDWDLALFFGPQVSSRLERLARLERLRSSLAGRVGCSGELIDLADLERAPIGLCITVAEEGTILKGHGSLELFRFYQRAWSAQEEFHFRKAHGL; from the coding sequence ATGAAGGAGTTGGTTGATTTTTTTGAGGAGCAGGATGATGTGGCGATTGCCTTCCTCTTTGGGAGCCGCGCCCGGGGTTCGACTGATTCTGGTGACTGGGACTTGGCGCTCTTTTTCGGCCCTCAGGTGTCTTCGCGTTTGGAGCGTTTGGCGCGGTTGGAGCGACTTCGGTCTTCGCTGGCGGGTCGGGTCGGCTGCTCTGGGGAGTTGATTGACTTGGCGGACTTGGAGCGAGCGCCGATTGGCTTGTGCATCACGGTTGCTGAAGAGGGGACCATCCTCAAGGGGCATGGGAGTCTGGAATTATTTCGATTTTATCAACGCGCGTGGAGCGCACAGGAGGAATTTCACTTTCGCAAAGCCCATGGATTATGA
- a CDS encoding HepT-like ribonuclease domain-containing protein: MPRKLEKLLEDARGACHELRSFTQGKTYEDLLDDRGLQLILERLFEVLGEALFRLRNLDEGSFEQITDGHRIIGTRNLLAHGYDIVDHEILWAAVQSSLTPLEEDLERLLNQG; the protein is encoded by the coding sequence ATGCCGCGTAAATTAGAAAAACTGTTGGAGGATGCTCGTGGTGCCTGTCATGAGCTCCGTTCCTTCACACAGGGAAAAACATACGAGGATCTTTTGGATGATCGAGGTTTGCAGCTCATTCTCGAACGTTTGTTTGAGGTCTTGGGCGAAGCGCTCTTCCGTTTGCGAAATTTAGACGAAGGCTCCTTTGAGCAGATTACGGACGGCCATCGAATCATTGGCACCCGTAATCTTTTGGCACATGGTTACGATATCGTGGATCACGAAATCCTTTGGGCGGCTGTCCAATCAAGTCTAACTCCTTTGGAAGAAGATTTAGAGCGCTTACTCAATCAAGGCTAG
- a CDS encoding nucleotidyltransferase family protein: MLNQLLQSNLHKIEELCRANGVIRLDVFGSVLTEDFGAESDVDFLVLFRRDAQTNAFHQYFDFKEALESVLGRKVDLVCENAIRNPYFKQEVEETRKPLYAA; the protein is encoded by the coding sequence ATGTTGAATCAATTGCTGCAGTCCAATCTCCACAAGATAGAAGAACTTTGTCGGGCGAATGGGGTGATTCGTCTGGATGTTTTCGGTTCGGTTTTGACGGAAGATTTCGGTGCCGAAAGTGACGTCGACTTCCTGGTCCTTTTTCGTCGTGACGCACAAACGAATGCATTCCATCAGTATTTCGATTTTAAAGAAGCCCTTGAATCCGTTCTAGGTCGAAAAGTGGATCTGGTTTGCGAGAACGCGATCCGGAACCCCTATTTTAAGCAAGAAGTCGAAGAGACCCGAAAGCCGCTCTATGCCGCGTAA
- a CDS encoding glycosyltransferase family 2 protein, with protein MLISVITVSYNSAATIADTVASVVGQAGVNVEYIVVDGASTDATLEKLQPYRDEIDILVSEPDRGMYDAMNKGIARASGEVVAILNSDDVYADNRVLARVAEQFYQSGTDCVYGDLNYVSSDLSRVVRDWQSGGYRPGQFRRGWHPPHPAFFVRRSVYRELGGFQLNLPIAADYEFMLRVLQTHGRSVAYLPEVLVKMRTGGASNRSALNILKANWQCYQAWRMNGYSPLAGACAVARKPVSKLKQLRRRAQC; from the coding sequence ATGCTCATCTCCGTCATCACCGTGTCCTATAACAGTGCCGCGACCATCGCGGACACCGTGGCGTCTGTTGTCGGTCAGGCCGGCGTGAATGTGGAATACATTGTGGTGGACGGTGCTTCGACCGATGCCACCCTGGAGAAGTTGCAGCCGTATCGCGACGAAATCGACATTTTGGTGAGCGAGCCGGACCGGGGGATGTATGATGCCATGAATAAGGGAATCGCCCGCGCGAGCGGGGAGGTGGTGGCGATCCTGAACAGCGATGATGTGTACGCGGACAACCGGGTCCTGGCCCGGGTGGCCGAACAGTTCTACCAATCTGGAACCGACTGCGTTTACGGCGACCTGAACTATGTCTCGTCGGACTTGAGTCGGGTCGTTCGCGACTGGCAGTCGGGCGGGTATCGGCCGGGTCAATTCCGCCGCGGCTGGCATCCCCCGCATCCGGCCTTCTTCGTCCGGCGGTCGGTCTATCGGGAACTCGGTGGTTTTCAGCTGAACCTGCCCATTGCGGCCGACTACGAGTTCATGCTCCGGGTGCTACAGACGCACGGCCGGTCCGTGGCCTACCTCCCCGAGGTGCTGGTCAAGATGCGTACCGGCGGGGCGAGCAACCGTTCCGCCCTGAATATATTGAAGGCCAACTGGCAGTGCTACCAGGCCTGGCGGATGAACGGCTACAGCCCGCTGGCCGGGGCCTGTGCCGTGGCGCGCAAGCCGGTCAGTAAGCTGAAGCAGTTAAGGCGACGGGCGCAGTGTTAA
- a CDS encoding glycosyltransferase family 4 protein, producing MNIWLINPFSDLPNEGASEGRFCCLARMLVEQGHHVTWWTVDFHHRTKARREPVFEGGKEEKWEGNRGGSCQIFLLPVPGYKKNISFARVRSHRAYGREFAKTAEARIAEGERPDVIHLSTPPLDCIAPVLQLRQRIGCRVTVDVMDLWPETFYRTLPQGLRCLGKILFAPLHGAAKRAYKEADGISAVSQEYLDHVSEVRGRGSGVGSQPSDLHLCYVGGERLPAPCSAPHAPRFLYVGAMTPTYDLPTILEAAESLQKDGHRFEVWFAGGGVSEPVLKAEVERRQLSGTVKFLGFLNQEELKDVLGRADVGLNAINPGAYITMPHKLSDYLCAGLAVINSTTGEPAELLRQADAGCTYTAGHVASLRAGMKHYINQPEALEQQRENARQLAQKYFDRNKTYSAMIDFILGK from the coding sequence ATGAACATCTGGCTCATCAATCCCTTTTCCGATCTCCCGAACGAAGGCGCCTCCGAAGGGCGCTTTTGTTGTTTGGCCCGGATGCTGGTGGAGCAAGGGCACCACGTGACCTGGTGGACGGTGGATTTTCATCATCGGACGAAAGCGAGGCGGGAACCTGTGTTTGAAGGTGGGAAAGAGGAAAAGTGGGAAGGTAATCGTGGTGGGTCTTGTCAGATTTTTCTGCTGCCCGTTCCGGGGTATAAAAAAAACATTAGCTTTGCGCGCGTGCGGAGTCACCGGGCATATGGTCGGGAATTTGCCAAAACGGCGGAGGCGCGCATCGCGGAGGGAGAGCGGCCGGACGTGATTCACCTCAGCACGCCACCGCTCGACTGTATTGCTCCGGTCCTGCAATTGCGTCAACGCATCGGCTGTCGGGTGACTGTGGACGTGATGGACCTCTGGCCCGAGACCTTCTATCGCACCCTGCCGCAAGGGCTGCGCTGTCTCGGCAAGATCCTTTTTGCCCCTCTCCATGGCGCAGCGAAGCGAGCTTACAAAGAAGCCGACGGGATCAGCGCTGTGTCTCAGGAGTATCTGGACCATGTTTCAGAGGTTAGGGGCCGGGGATCGGGAGTCGGCAGTCAGCCTTCAGATCTCCACTTGTGCTATGTCGGCGGCGAACGGCTCCCTGCTCCATGCTCCGCGCCACATGCGCCTCGCTTCCTCTACGTGGGTGCCATGACTCCGACCTACGATTTGCCGACCATTCTCGAGGCGGCCGAGTCGTTGCAGAAAGACGGGCATCGTTTCGAAGTCTGGTTTGCTGGTGGCGGTGTCTCCGAGCCGGTTTTGAAAGCTGAGGTTGAGCGAAGGCAGTTGAGCGGAACCGTGAAGTTTCTTGGTTTTCTCAACCAGGAGGAATTGAAGGATGTCTTGGGTCGTGCCGATGTCGGCCTCAATGCCATCAATCCCGGGGCATACATTACCATGCCTCATAAACTGAGTGATTATTTATGCGCTGGCTTGGCGGTGATCAACAGCACGACCGGCGAACCGGCAGAGCTTTTAAGGCAAGCCGATGCTGGCTGTACCTATACTGCGGGCCACGTCGCTTCGCTTCGCGCGGGCATGAAGCATTATATCAACCAGCCCGAGGCTCTCGAGCAACAGCGAGAGAACGCCCGCCAGCTCGCTCAAAAATACTTTGATCGCAACAAGACTTATTCGGCAATGATCGATTTCATTCTAGGGAAGTAG